Proteins from one Oscillatoria nigro-viridis PCC 7112 genomic window:
- a CDS encoding COP23 domain-containing protein, producing the protein MKQQLVTKVLVATACALSGLTVASGPSYSRGAPGESGFWCSTSTGAPVTVYKNPKGALEPWIEWTSDYFSGSGYDPATRCQLVSQRLETYRRQRMLKYITAGQMNGQNVICTANQVNGLCQNLIYTLRPGQDPIGSLYNLLAWRQGYAGMPSFDETSKIPYIDVSDKLGENMDDEAQLPPFPQRSDSLKDWQIFHPIANSKD; encoded by the coding sequence ATGAAACAGCAATTAGTGACAAAAGTTTTGGTGGCAACAGCTTGCGCCCTCAGCGGCCTGACGGTTGCTTCTGGACCGAGTTACAGTCGGGGAGCACCGGGGGAAAGTGGATTTTGGTGCAGCACCTCGACCGGTGCGCCGGTGACGGTGTACAAAAACCCTAAAGGTGCCCTAGAGCCTTGGATTGAGTGGACTTCCGATTATTTCTCCGGTTCTGGCTACGATCCGGCAACTCGGTGTCAATTAGTGAGTCAACGCCTAGAAACCTATCGCCGCCAACGAATGCTTAAGTACATTACTGCGGGGCAGATGAACGGCCAGAACGTCATCTGCACGGCGAATCAAGTCAATGGGCTGTGTCAAAATTTGATTTATACCCTCAGACCCGGCCAAGACCCGATCGGCTCTTTGTATAATTTGTTGGCTTGGCGGCAAGGATATGCCGGGATGCCGTCTTTTGATGAAACCAGTAAAATTCCTTACATTGATGTCAGCGACAAGCTAGGGGAAAACATGGATGATGAGGCGCAACTGCCCCCTTTTCCCCAGCGTTCGGACAGCCTTAAAGATTGGCAAATTTTCCATCCGATCGCCAATTCCAAGGATTGA